The nucleotide window CATATCACCCTTATCTTTTTCGCTCAGGAACCCTGCTATATACTTGTGGAAGCATAAGACAAGTAAATACCACCTACAATTACATAGATTGAACCAACTGATGAGAGAAAACTTAAAAGAAGGATGATGAAGAAGGGAACCTTATTAGTAATTGCTAATTAGTCAGAAACAAATAACAAGCATGAGTTTTACAGATAAAATGCTCTCTATGTACTCTACCTCAATTTTAACACCTCATCTTAAACCAACAAAACCTGGTCATTGCAGGCAAATTAAGTCAACCGTGATTGCAATAACCAGTCCTAAAAACAACGTGTATTAGTTAACTCGTATAAAGTTGTTTCAATACTTATTAGTATATATTATCAGAGAATAAGATCTAATCACAAACAGAAAGACATCAAATAAACATCACCTTTTGAGTACATCCAATTGTCTCATAATTAATCACTCCAGCTCATtagaaatttaagtttgaaaggGAGAAGGTTTTTCCCAGTTCAGTTATATCTCTCCCAAGTTTGCACGAAATTCCATCAAGGGGAGTTGCAAGGTAGTTATCTAACTGTTTACACAAAACTACTAGAGAGATCACCCTTTTATCACTTAACTGGCTCCCTCTCCACCATTCTGGTCTTTGACATTACCCTCGAAAATGGATTAATTAAATTGGTCACATGGTATAAAATTTACCTTTTGATATCTTAAAATACCACTAATATGGCTAACTATAGCAGATCCTATAAAATGCAGTTTGACAACTGGGCAGTTTCCATAATTTGTTTGCAGAAATAGAACTCTCTTATTTGAGACAACTCTGTTCAACAGCAGTTTTACTCCACCATCTGTTCTCTAGCAGATCCTAGAGTTGCAGTTCGATGGTAGGATAGTTTCCATATTCTGTATGCAGGAAAAGAATTCTCTAATTTGACACCACTAGTTACAGAAAGTAACAACTGAGATATGTGCACATTATAAGTAAGCTGCTTAACATTCCAAAATGTAGCATGTATTCATATTAGAGTATAATTTGCACATAAATAAATTGTGAACTTATCAATATCTGCTACAGCCGGACAAACTGCATACATCAAAATCGATTTGTCGGAGAGTAGCTAGTTAAGACTTCTTTGATGGAGTATTTAGAATATTGTTTGCTCCCCCAACTCCTGACCAGCCATTCCTTCTTTCAGTACTCTTTGAAAAAAATCTTCCAATGTATCATTTCCATAGCTTGGTGTTGCCTCAGCATTATATTCCCCAGTCTCAGGATCCCAAATCAACATGCTCTCAGCTGCATAATACCTCCCAATCTTCCCAAACTCGGCCGCATCTTCCAACGAAGGAAATATTTTTACAAGGAAGTCGAGAAATCCAATTGCAAAATCCATTATTTCAATTGGCACCTTGAGAAATTTGGGTTCTTTCCCCACAAGTTTAAACAACATTTCCCCTTGTTCTAATGGTGTCAATGCCTTCCCAGGTCCTCCAATTGGCAAGACCTGATTGATTTTATCCTCTTTCAGTACACAATCAGCAATAAAAGAAGCTAAATCTTGCTCGCTTATCGGCTTGCAAGCGCACAACTTTCCATCCCCAAACATCACATAAGGTTTCCCATCTTTCACCAATTCAACCTGACCTCCTAAGCTCTTGAAAAATGCAGTAGGTCTAACAATACTATAAGTAAATCCATTatcttcttcagtttctttcatcaattccGCCTCAAATTTCAGCTTAGctctttgaaattcaagaaGGGGCTTTTGCACACAAATTGCAGACAGCAAAACAAAGTGTGAAGCCCCAAACTTCCTCCCAGCAACAAGACTATTCTTTGTGGCCTCATAATCAATATTCCAAGAATCTTTTACCCCACCATTTCGACTAGCAAGGCAAGACACAACAACATCAATTGAAACCCCTAAACCTTGTACACTTTTCTCCAAAGTCTCCAAATTGGTAACATCAGAAAAACACACATTAGCTCCATTTAACTGTTCCAAGGTATCATCTTTACTATTCTTTCCTTTAATACCACTTTTTTCTCTAGCCACAGCTATAACATTGAAGCCTCTACTAGTTAACTCCTTAACCACAAATTTCCCAATGTACCCAGTTGAACCCACAACTAAAACATTGATATCTTTTGGATTTTTACCTCTGAAAGAAATGTTGGAGGTTTCAACAGTAGAGGCAGCTGAAGCTATGATGGGTTTAAGTTTTCTTGAACTAACTCTAAAGGGTCTTCCAGATACATTGACAGAAAGAAAAGGAGTAGCATAAGGGACTGTTCTTACCTGAACATGATTGATGAAATGAGATGAAAAAAGTTGCCTAAAGTAATGATCTTTAGTTGATTGAAGAAGTGTGAGTCCACTGGAAGGAGCAAAAAGAGACATTTTCCTCAACTAGTTCAAGAAACTTGGATGCTGGCCAAGAATTCTGGTGGTCTTAATCAGTAGCATTTcataggaaaaataaaattttgatgacAATGGAAGTTGAGCTCATCATGCTAGAATTAGAATGATTGGTTGAAATTGGAGGGGAGAACCTGGAGAATCTTTATCCTGTCCAAAAGCAATAAATCCATTGGGCCTTGGATCTTTTATCTCGGGGCAAATGACGGTAACTTACATGGATCTCATTAATTTAAGAGTTAATTATGTAAATACactttaatttgtaatattatgtgtcttatcaaattttggtgtGCCCAAATATATGTATCTTGGAATACATGAGtcaaaattgaatataatttattCTACATACATTGTATTCAAATAAAATCGCATATATCTaggatacataacaaatctctcTTGCCTCTCTTTCATCTCGCTCTCACATGTATCTGATAtttcagatacatgtgaatcatacTAGATACacacaaatacatgtatctagtgtgtatTTAGTGTGATTCggatgtatctgagatacactCGCCTTCCTCCTTATTTTAGTGTATTCGTtagaaaaaatgtatttaaatgAATCTCCCTCAATATATGgtagaaaactcttaattaatagTAAGATTGTATTATGAAAGTATagataacaataatatatataatagtgatTCCGAAAATGATTCGTTGTTGTCCATCATCCATTAACAAAGAATTTTACAACCCAAAAGCCTAAAAATGGCCCAATCTGAATTTTACTGGTTTCTTGGTAAAATTTCCTTAATCAGAAGTGATTACATTTCACTTACACAGTTACACGATGAATCGAGAAAAGGACAaagttgaataaaataattattcattttGTATAAAGTTGACAAATTAATGTGCGACTCCGATAAAACAAAAGTACTTTATGAG belongs to Solanum stenotomum isolate F172 chromosome 1, ASM1918654v1, whole genome shotgun sequence and includes:
- the LOC125874803 gene encoding divinyl chlorophyllide a 8-vinyl-reductase, chloroplastic, whose amino-acid sequence is MSLFAPSSGLTLLQSTKDHYFRQLFSSHFINHVQVRTVPYATPFLSVNVSGRPFRVSSRKLKPIIASAASTVETSNISFRGKNPKDINVLVVGSTGYIGKFVVKELTSRGFNVIAVAREKSGIKGKNSKDDTLEQLNGANVCFSDVTNLETLEKSVQGLGVSIDVVVSCLASRNGGVKDSWNIDYEATKNSLVAGRKFGASHFVLLSAICVQKPLLEFQRAKLKFEAELMKETEEDNGFTYSIVRPTAFFKSLGGQVELVKDGKPYVMFGDGKLCACKPISEQDLASFIADCVLKEDKINQVLPIGGPGKALTPLEQGEMLFKLVGKEPKFLKVPIEIMDFAIGFLDFLVKIFPSLEDAAEFGKIGRYYAAESMLIWDPETGEYNAEATPSYGNDTLEDFFQRVLKEGMAGQELGEQTIF